Genomic segment of Falco peregrinus isolate bFalPer1 chromosome 5, bFalPer1.pri, whole genome shotgun sequence:
AAACAAAGTACCACTAAACCATCATAAATAAAATGGCAGCACGATCGCATAGTCATCGATTTACGGAGCGGCAGCGGCCGAACAAACACCCATAAAACAACAACGGCCGCCGCCGTCGCACACTCGAGCACGACCCCGACCGAGGAGCatccctccccgcccccccctcccctcatcGTTTTCTCGACTTCcccaaatacataaataaataaacacacaaacacacaaataacatactaaaataaaatgaaataaaggggaaaaatccATCCAAACACGATAATAAAAGAGGCTTCCCCTCTCTAGCCAGTCTTAAATAATTATAAGATGGCaattgaggggctggagcagaggcagctggcCATCAACAGCAGTGTGGGATCTctatggagaaaaataaataaagaagcaaactctccctgctctgctcgCTGCGAGGGGAGAGTTGAATATTTACCGCAGCAAATTGAAACAAAGGGGGAAGCAGCCAGGCTCCGGGTGCACACACACccgcacgcacacacacgcactcGCTCCAGCCTCTGCTACTGACCTTTGCCTCGAACAGCAATAACTCACCACATAAATGAACAATCAACGGAAAtaccttaaaataaaatccatccTTTCTAACGAAGCATTTCGTCCTCTCGGCTCGACAATAACCTTTCCATAAGGAACCAAAGCTGTCAGCGAAATGGCCAGCTCTTGCGGGGACGGTGAtgggggcaggaggaaaaaaaaaataacagaaagcaGTGCTTGCTCTgaacagaaactggaaaagcGTAATCTCAGACGGAGCCAGACCGGGTCTCCACTCCAAATGCCACAATAATGCGCTGTATTATGTGCTCACGTGGTCATACGTCAACTTAAATCCTTTTATTTGAAATAGGGAATCATTGAAGGAACAGGGTTTCTTAGCGCGagcctttgctttttaaagcctTAACCCAATATGTTGAAGAAGAGTTttaagggaggggaaaaaaataatccaagagATGCAGATGAcggggagagaggggagattgGTTTGattctttttcctcccacacCAATATTTCTTTACACAAAGCCCATTGGAAGGTAAGAAGAATACTTCTTAAAATATGGGATTACGCTGCACTTTGATACTTAGCCTAATTAATCGACATTTGCTCCCCAGGCCCGCCACTCTGCTCCACATCGCATGTCCTCTGCAACCCCCGAAGAAAGTCCAAATCTTAATACAATTATTTCCAGCCCCCTTCTAAATGGGGCGATTACCAGACTCCCCCCACACCCTCAGCCGCCTCTACCCTGCCATTGTAGAAGGCTTGCTCAACTCCCACACGCTACATCAGGGCTCCTGTAGAAACTAAAAAGACCTATAATTACCTGACAAAGGCAAAAAAGAGTCTCTTCTAAGAGGCTAGTTGGTTTTTGTCCTTGTAACACACTATGAAGAGTACACCTTCCTTCACTGGCGTGGCTCTGAATTTTGCAAAACCTTTTGGGACCTTGCTGTTAAACCTGTGCTTACGCATTTCCTATACAGCTAGTTTGAGTGATGCACAAAATTATAGGTTTCTAacgatgaaaaaaaaaaaaaattggggagGGGGAGCTTGCTGCctaagggggaaaaataagaaaaaaagaaaagaccaaAGTTGTACGCAGCCCCCGAGCCACGCAGCTTCGCCTGTGTGTGAGCACACCACATCTTCCCTGTAAGATTGTTTAACTTGTGTTATTGACACAATAAGCTaatcaaacaaaagaaaccctcAACTCACATAGCTCTTCTGGAAGGAGTCAAAGAAAATCAGATAGTTCACGCTTTTAACGTGCCCCTAGTCTGGTTCTGTGACTCCAGCATTTTACATCATGATGTATATACACTTGCCTAAATCTTTCCACCATCCCCCATGAGCTCGTAGAGAACTTTCAGCTAACTGCATATCCCTTCTTGCAGCTTCACCTGCACTCCATTAAACTGAATGGAAGGAGTGTTCTTTCTAAGGGCAATTTTTAGTGTTACGGACAAGCCTTATATACTCTCACTTGGATTGTAAAAGTGGGCCACTGGAATTTAAACCCATCAGTAGCAGTGTGTAGTAGTGGACATTGCAGCAAAGTCAGCGTGACATTACAACAGAGAAAGAATTTGCAATTTTTCATATGGAAGTGACTAAGCTAGTAGCAGGGTATATGGATATTATCCCTCACtaaaaacaggaataaaaactATCCACCTTTGGAAAAGAGACTGTATTAGCCACACACGACATGCCCAAGTCTGTAGCTATCAGCACGACTGGTAACTCCTCAGCTCTCGCACTTAACGTAAACCAAGGCTGATATTTATTCGAGATGGATTCACGGCTCTTTTAAACACGATGTGTTTAGATCCCATaaagaaacacagagagaaGTTCTTCTGCAacaatgaaactgaaattaatggGGAATGGAGCAGATGTTGAAAAAACCAGAGCAAGTCTTTCTTGGGGCTGTTCTAAAAAGTTATCGACTGCTTTGCgtcaaaagcagaaagatggcTTTAGAAGTTACAGTCCTGAGCAAATAGAAAGTACAAAAGCAATAAATCACAATCATAAGTCAGCTTAAATGCCTTAACGCTAGCTATGGCTATTGGCTTCAAAACCCTGTTTCTATGAACATCTTTATTAGTATTAATGGTCAAGTTAATCCTAAAACTACTGCTTAACAATTAACTTCGTGTATGTAGTGGGGAAACTAATTAATTCTCAAAGAAAAGTAACTTCTTGACGTGTGAATACCTTCCACAGGGTGTGCTTTGGGAGGGCAGAAGGGGGAGCCTGCCTAACTTTATGCTGTCCTGGATCGCAGCTGAAAATTATTCCCTTCCGCCGATTTTGGAGAAAGCTTGCTTTGGTCTAGTATCGTGATTACgagttttcaaatacaaattcaaATGATTTTGCCTGTCGGAGACGCTGGATTTCCCCATATATTGCTTTGTCCCAGTTCCTGGACATTCAACGTTGTGTTTTATTACCTCGATGATTTGGAGACCTGAAACATGGTTCCTAGCAGAAAAATGTGGAGTTTATCAGTAGGTCTGCTACtgattttttctgtgctttatgCACATGGCTTCGAGCTGAGCTGAAATTCCAGGCTCAGTAACAACAAACAGATCTGAGTTCATAACGTGCCTTCATTAAGAGAGACCCTTTGTGCCAGCTCTGGCATCGATAGCCACTCTTAGCATTAATGCTATTTACAGTTACCTTCAATATAATTAGATTTAGaatttttactgtctttcaaGTTTACTTTTATGCCAGTTGTTAAGAGGTAAGCCTATCACTCCCATGTGGAGGCGAAATGGGAATCACCGTACGATATAagcatttatttccttgcttCCTCGAAAGATTTGAAATCTGCTAGGACGCAGAGCTGTTTACGTACATCTGTGCGTCTGATAGAGATAAAGTTGGTCTTTGATCATTTCCAAGCAGATAAAGGGAATAGAGCTATCGCCTGTGTGCCCTTATGGGAGAAGTTCTGCTTAGAGTCAGCTGAGTCTGCCAGTGTTGGGTCCGTTAAGGAATCCCAAATATCTCTGTACGCAATGCTGTGGGTACATGCCACCGGAGGAAGGTTCCTTCGTACCGTATTTTCGCTTTTAATTTCCTAACACAAGCGTGAATAGACATTTGCAGCGCCTTTTTGTAGTTAAGATTTAAGCAGCCCATTAAGCCAACACAAAGAGCCCTTGTAGTCCTGTAATTTATGGCCTCTTTTAAAAGGTAGTAAAATATACTAATTGTACATCAGCGTCCAAAAATAAGCAGGTAAATCTAGCAGGACTTTGAGCTAATTCTGTGTAATCCTCCCCTCTCGGCGGCCGGCATAAGAAAATGGTCACTATGAAAAGCATTACATTTCTCCTGCCGAAGGACCAAGCGCATCAAGGACTCCAGCAACTCTGAACCACCAGACACAGACCTCCGCCCGCTGCAAAGCAGGCCCGGCCAGACAAACACCCGAAACTTACTCGCGAGCTATTGTAGTGCATGCAcgcagacaaaaaaaatcaggttttctaACATCCCCTCATGCACTCCACGTTTGCAGGACTGGTTGCGGAACTGCTCGAAGAGGAGGCAAACAGACAAGCCGCGATAAGCCATTCAACACCGAAATGGCTCCAACCCGCTGCCCTTCGCCTTACGCCTTTGATTTGGGAAGGAGCTAAGAATGGACAAAGAAATTCTCAACCTCTTTCGCTCTTCAAATGACTTTGCATCCTTCCTGTCCCCAGTGCCTTTATATGGATGGTGATCACTCAGGTCCCGTACACTTCTTTGTCTGCCCAGACACGCGCATTCACCACCCACGGAAGATGAATAGAGccaatccagaaaaaaattccagctaggttaaatatttatcacaaacacaacaacaacaaaaaatctcaTTCCAGCAGGCTTCTTCTGCATGCAGGTACTAGGCAAATGGCTCCCTTACAGCTGCGATCGGCGCAAAAGCAGCGGCCGGCAGCCTGGCCGCTTCCCGGCTCTTACCTCCTCCAGCTGCGCAGAGTTGAGCTGACGCGCTCCCAGCTTCCACCGCCCCAGCCGAGCGGCTTTTTTTTCGGGGCTCCCTGTAAACAAGCAACAAACAGTGCCTTACCGGGGCGTGCAGGGGGAGGTATTTTGCCTCTTCATAGGCAATACATGGTTTGCCGGGTGCGCTGGGGGAGCCCCGGAGCggggtgggcagggatggagcGGGCGCGAGCTCCCGGCGCGGAGCGTGGGTTCCCACCCGGGTGAACAGCACGGGGAGCTGAGAAATAAAAGCGTGCGGTTGTTggttgtgtggggttttgggtttgggttttgttttttttttctcctcctttcccgTAGACAGCTATGCCTTCTGTCTCCAAGTGTTTGGAAATATTGTCATTCCAAACTCTTGTTACATGAAtgtctgctttattttcctctggGAAACTTTTGTTTAGGATCATTTAATCAAGAACAGACATTAAACACAAGTCGTGGTGTTCATCTCTGCTGAATAAAACGCGGAAAGGGTTCCAGTTTAAATGCGGGGTGTATTGTGGTTGGGCTTTTATTCAAATGGTTAGCCGGGGCCCGATCCTGTCACCACTAGTGCAATAAGAGACTAACAACTGACCTCACTGAAGCGGGATCGGGcccaaagttgtttttttttttttaaaaaaaaaaaaccaaacccaccacacTGAAAGCCATtgaaggagaggggaaaaaaaaacctggacgGCTTCTCTTCCCCTAAAATAAACAATATTGCACAATCCAAAAAGACAATAGATTATTGGCATGCCACTTTACATGTATCACGTTTACAGAATTTGTCAGATATAATAATGTACCCTTCGTATTCATTCTCGCTAATAAAACCCATCTAAAGCATCTTAAATTTGTCAGTAAATGTAAATGCTAATAATTAAATAACACAGTTCTTGCGGAAGGGTGTCATCTGAGCCTTGGAAATATTGTCTGTCTTGGGAGAACTTTTAGAGCAGAGGCTTTGCTTTGGTAATTTAGTAGTTCCATAATGACGCTAATAATTTTAGATTTGGTGTCGAACTTCAGTCTACATAAAATCATGCAATAATAGCCTACTAAGCTGTTTATTGCCGTCTCATAAATTTGAGAGCGCTGACTGTTAAAATCTACTggcaaacacaaaagaaaatggaaagttcAGTCTGCAGTCACAGATCCCGGGCGCTGCTGCCTGGGTTATTCTTATCTCTACCTTTCGCTCCCCTCGGCTCCAACACAGGGGGAACCCCCTGGCATTTTAGGTTCAAATTCATACCTTAGCCGGTTTGATCCCTAATCTATAGTCACGTTACAAACGGCAATACTCGTCGATCAAGTGCGTCGTGACTGGGTTGCCCCACTCGTGTTAAATATGGAGCGTGTATCTGAAAATGGTGCCAGagattttcagttatttattttggagCTATTAAGTCACGCTACCTTATTTTACACTGCCACAGTCCTTTAAACTATGCTGCTTCTTGAAAGAGTTGTTAAGTAGCAATAAAGCACTCTAAAAACgctatgaatttttttttttaattagttgttATCCCAAACTCTAATATTCATTGCGGCACTTTAAGTTCGTACATAAATCGTTCAGACTAATGAGTCACAGAGAAAGTCGCCCATGACTTTTCCTTTACAATGCTCACTGcctttccattgcttttttgGCCCTGCATTAGGAGCCGGTGATTTATTAACGCCAGGAAAATTGAACAAAGCAGGTCCTCCTGCACTGTGGCACCCAGCCTTCCACAGTGTGAATTAGAACATTATCGAATGTGTTTGCCTCGGTAACACTTAATCACCAAAAGCCGTAATGTGACCACAAGGCAGCTAAAACAAAGATTTAacatttctaaatattaaaCTTGTTAAGCAAACGCTCAGCAGACAAAGCAAGCACAAACAATTAAAGTCATCAAGCTAGAAATACACACTACCTACTTACCAACACAGACCCTACTGCTTGCTTAAGAAGTTTAGAATCTTTCAAGATAAatcaggtgggttttttttaaagggaaggaaaaaaaaaaagaaagaaagaaagaaagaaagaaaaacaaactccaGTAATAAGGAGTTGAGTTTCACTTCTGAGAGAATCACTCCTAGTGAGGACTGACGGCCACAGATCCATTCCTGACTATCTGcattaattatttaatgagTCACGTGACCCTAAAGATTAAAATTTCAATATCTCCCCCAGAACAGACGCAACACCTTTATCTGCGAGCGCAGGGATCCTTGTACTTGGGTCCCCTAATCTCTGCTGGCTGTCAAAGCTCCTCAGCTTCTAGGGATAGCGCTTGGGCATCAATAACGCGGGTTTGTCCCGCTCGGTACAGCGAGATGGGGCAGCTTTACACACACACCCGCTCCCCCAAATTAGCCAGTTGAACCCAGATCCTCATTGTCTGcagcggggcgggagggggctcTGCGCACTGCTGGCAGGGGGACAGGAGAGCATCAGGGCGGCGTCCCCCGGGCTGCCCTCCGCGGGTCAGAACTGCCTGTCCGCGGGCCCGGGCGGAGCCAGGGTGGCTGCCCAGGTCCGTGGGGAGGTGGCCGCCAAGCCTCCCCTGCCCACGCCGGAGCCCCGACCCACCGGGGCCCGCGTGGGCTGGGCTTGGGCGCCCGCGCCTCGCCGCGCCCTAGAGGACGGCCCCGGGGCACCCCCGGGAGGTCCCaccccgccgcggcccggccaGGCCGTGAGGCACCGGACTGGGCGAGAGCCCCCGCCTCCCCGAGGCCGGCCCCGGCGGAGGTGTGGGAacggcggccgggcccggggctgcccggaTCGGGCCCCagcgcggggcagggggggaccGGGGGGTTGGAGTTCCATGGCAAGCCTGTCAAGATCTCTGCCTGTGTGagggctccccccaccccttcctcgTTTACAAACGCTGTCCAAGAAGGCCACGGGGCGGTGAGGACCCTGAAgaagaggggtggggggggaagaaagaaagaaagaaagaaagaaagaaagaaagaaagaaagaaagaaagagaaggaagaaagaaagaaagagaaggaaggaaggaaggaaggaaggaaggaaggaaggaaggaaggaaaaaaagtctcagcATTGCGTAATCCTCTAATGCAGGATGGCTCTAGTTATTAAATACCACAAGGTGCTTGTCACAGCTGAGTTCCCCGTGTAATAAAACACCAGGTATAGCAAGAGCTTGCAGGAGGAACGAGGAGGGGGATCTTGGAAAAGGAGCATTTTTCTTggtgggtggaggggaggggaggtgggtaCCGGAGTTAACGGCGTGGCCGTCCCTGCGGCCAGCAAGTGACTCTGAGGTGACTTGgtctttctttgaaatattgaCAAACTTCCACTTCCAGCTTTTTGGGCCGCTCTCGCCTTTGTGGCCAGAGCAGATAAATCCGTGTGTGAGAGACACTGGGAgagcgggagggagggagggaaagggacaTTTAGGTCCAAGTGCCGGATTAAAAAGAATACTGTCTTTAAAGGTCAAGGGTTTGAAGGGTCAGTCTGCTCCtctaaaaaaaacaattaatgaGATAGAAAATTTGTCCTCTCGGTGAACTCCCGGTTGCCTTAGCAAAGGGAACACAATGCGAGAATTTAAACTGGACGATGTAATTTTCGAAGTTATTGTAAAGATGGACGGGGAGCAGAGGGCTCCCAGCCCTGGAGCTGCGTCCCActcccagcacaggcacaggggGAAGGttgaggggaaaaggaaaatgtaccTTAAACGATGATAATCTGCCATGGGGTAATTTGCAGTCCGCCGTTCAATCTCCAGCAAGAGAGTGCACATTTTTTTAGCAGACAGGCAAGATGCTGTGTCTTTACACAtgaccactttttttttttttttttccccaggaaaatcCTTTGCGTCTTCACAGACTTTTCCAAGAGAATGCCTTTCAGAACCGCTGTTGAATTACAAAGAAGTATTTATTGTAGGAGGTGATTAATGATTCTCGCTAAAATTGCTATTTGCAGCgtgatttcatttctttttacaatGGGAGCAAACCAGGTTTATACACATAGGCTGCACACTAAAGAAATACTGCATCACCAGTTAATACATTTCAGCTGGAATTTTGCTCAGTTGTGCTAACTTTGGCTCTAAATATATTGAGGGATTCTCAAGCAATAAACAAAACTAAGAGTTACACGCTTGTGGATAGTAGTTACctcacagctgtatttttcctccttcataAGGAGGTGGCTGGCAATTCAGGACTCAGCATACAGCAATATGTGAGTGGAAGCACGCTGTTCAGGCCTGCGTCTTGGTCAGGTTTGGagacagcagtgtttgctgagGGTATTTAAAGCTGCCACCTCTCTGATGCTGAATGTGTCCTGCCAGTGGCatgttacatttttctctgtgaCAATCCATGTTCCATGGCCAGACAGGGATGCTGGCAGTACCGTTGCGGCCTGGTGCCACCTCACCCAGGGGGTGATGCTGCACCCGGTCCTGGTGGCCTCACTCACGCGAAGAGAAGCACTGGTTCCAAAAAATGCCTCTCAGATGTGTCTGGGTAAGTAAATAAGTCCTGGCCTTCAGGCCTTCTCTGGAAGATTTACTAGCACTTGAGCTTCTTTCCAAGCCTTTTCCTACCCAGCTGAGTGCTACTCTCTGCTGTGGAAACCCTGAACAAGGCTCCCCCTTAGCAGCTCCACTTTGCCTGCACTCCTGGAAGCAGAGAGGTGCAGCCTGATCTGGAACCACTTGAACCCCATTTATCCACAGTTGTTTCGATAATGTTGGTCAAGTAAAACTCTTGAATTGTACCCAAATTCATGTTTCTGTTCAGGCTTTCtaaacaaattttgaaatagtcttaaaaagaaaataaaaggaaacagaaacagaaaaggcagcttAGAGAAACTTTAGGTTACCGCCCATGGATCCCCCTTCAAAAATGCTAGCCAATAGAGAAATCATAATCAGgtgaaaatgaatgaataaatcaCGACTGGCTAAAGATTTAAAGTATTATCATGGGGAACATGTATGACTTCTCCAGCAAAATCTGTAACGGGAGCTTATTGATTCCCAGTAGAAGCACAGTTTCCCTGTAACGCAGCTGAAAACACACGTACAGAGAGGGATGGAGAGCTGGACTCATTCTGCCACAAGTCCCGCTACAGAGAATACCACTCACCTATACAATGCAGCAAGACCTTTCCTCGTCCTACAGCGCTCTTTTTCTCAGCCAGGCAATTAGGAGTCAGGACGTTTTTCACTATATTTAAAGCAACCATTACCTTATTGACAAGATGAATCCAAGTTAAAACAATACGATAAACCATTGTTTTTCATTCCTGGTGCCTACACCAGCCAAGCACAAGGTGGATGAAACAGCACTGAGTGGACTTGTGTTTCAAGCATTTAATTCTTTTGTACAGAATAATCTTTATTACCAGCACCTGGCACTGTTGTACATTACACCAAAAATCCACAAATTGTACATGGACCCAAACGATTTAGACGGTGCCAAATATGAAGACAGCAACAGCCTTtatagcaatatttttttaaataaatgcaatagGGAATGTGGAGAAAAACTAATAGATCACAGCTACTGCGAGGGCTACACTTAAAACCAGTTAAGTTACCTTTGATACATAAAACATTTCCCTTTGAACAGTGTAAGGGGACATTTTTCATAAGTCTTTAACCTTCCGTGGACATGTTCGTTGTCTCTGTCGTGTTGGTGTGTGTGCATTTTAGCGTATGCACCctcacacacacgcacgcacgcacacggGAATCCACGAACACGCCACGAAGCAGCGCTATTCAAGTCAATGCCTTACACAAGTGTCTCACgaggtttttgctttgttttaaccgtcttttatttttaaagtgttctctctcttaaaaaaaaaaaaaaaagaaaaaaaaagaaaaaagagtcCGTCTTAGGTACAGAGAATTCGTCCGTGACAGCATCCAGCCCCGTTTTACACCGAGGGCAAGAGAGTGTTTccataaatagaaaaaaatgatggGCATGGAACCATTATCTATATACAATGTAGACAATCGTCCGGGTTTTGGTTTAAACATGTGCCCGTTCTTGGGCACGTCTCgtcttcctttcctgctcctgttttgttttacacAGTTGTTTGGTCCAAACGGCCAGCCTCCACCACGGGGCAGCTGGAAAACCCCAATAGAtaggtaaatatatatatatatatatattaaaaaaaccccacaacaaaccaaaaccaaaaacaaacaaacaaaccaacccccacGTATTTATAGCGCAGCTGCGTTGGGTGTAGCCCCATCGAGAGGATGGGGGTGGCCTTGTGTCTGTGCTTTGGACTGCTGGCTCAGTGTGGACTGGTTTGAGGAGCGCATCTTTGTGTTAGGCAGTTTATGGTCTTTCTTCCACTTCATGCGCCTGTTCTGGAACCAGATCTTGACCTGGCGCTCGGAGAGGCAGAGGGTGTGCGCGATCTCGATGCGTCGTCTCCTGGTCAGGTAGCGGTTGAAGTGGAActccttctccagctccaggACCTGCTGTCTGGTGTAGGCAGTGCGAGACCTCTTGGGCTCCCCTCCGTTGTAATTGGGATTGACTGAAACGTGCACACACaggcgcgcacacacacacgcacgcggaggggaaagaaagggagaagggggggaaagCGATGGAACATAATCATTATATAATAACTTGACACCAGGTTCGCATAAGATACATAAACGGCAAGAAAAATTGTTTCACAGCCTATCGACGGTGGGGACAATCGAGGAGCAATAAAAAATGGTGATGGGCATTTGGGTTAGAAGAAAAGCTTCAAAGACACATGGCCCAGAGCCACTGCAGGGCAATTAAATTTATGGGGGCTATAATTACTGCCCTAACAGTTTGGCGTCTCGTAAATCTTTTGATAAAGGACCCCGGATACAAAAGGTTTctcactttctttcttttttttttttattaggaaacgcggagggagaaggagggagggaaaaaaaaaatccacacacgCAACGACCCATCCCGGCCGCGGGAGcaccctccccccttccctcctctgcaggcgcatccccacctccccctgGCAAGGGCAACTCACCCGTGCTCACGTGGATCTTCTTCATCCAGGGGTAGACCACCGGCTCCTTCCCCTTCAGCCCGGGCAGGCTCTTGTCGGGCAGCAGCGGGCAGCCGGGCCCGGtgccggccccggcggcgggggccgctTCGCAGCGGCGCTGCAGGGCATGgcctgggagcaggggctggggcgggccGGGGTGGCCCttggcgggcggcggcggcggcggcgaggcgCCCGGGGGCGGCTGCTCGGGGCCCGGGGCGGCGCTGCCGGCGCTGCTGTAGCTGTAGGGCGCCTGGGGGTAGGAGGGTGCCTGCGCGGGGTAGAGCGCCTCGGgaggcggccccggcggccccggcggcgccgCGGGAGCCTGGTAGCCCGGTTCCCGGCGCGGCCGCGGGAAGTACTCGGGCAGCGCTGGGCCCGGGTGCGCGGCGTGCAGGTgcggcggcggaggcggcggcggggcgtGCGGGTGCGGGTGGTGCGCGTGGTAGCTGGCGGAGCTGCCGGCGCTGCCGCTGTGCTGCGTGTACTCCTCGCAGGGAGGGAATTTGGGCTCGATGTAGTTGGAGTTTATCAAAAACGAACTCATGGTCATTAATTTGTGAAGtgcaaaaatactaatttttctcGCGTTGTCGTTTTTCTGGGCTCGGCGAGgcccctccccttcccccccctccctcccctccctccctctccccctcccgCTGCTGTCAAGTGCTCGCCGCTGCCAAAGTTTGGGCCTccagcttccccccaccccttccccgcCGCactcccctcccttcctctcttcccaccccTGGAGCGCCTACaacacacacaacacacacgcacgcacacacacccccccgcaccccccgccACCCCATCACCACCTGACCGCCACCGCCAATTACCGCGCGGGGCCGCGGACCCCGGATCAGGAAATGGAAGGAGGGCGAGCGGCCGCGGGGCAGCTCCGCGCCCACGGACCCACGGCGGGGGCCGCTCCAGGGGGCCGCTGCCGCCGCGACCCCTCCCGGGGCGGCAAGTGCCCGCCCAGGGggcgccccgccgggggctgccggccgcccgcgccccgcggcCGCTTCTAACCCGCATCCCCGGCTCCTCCCGCCCGCCGGTCCGGGCCACGTCCGGCAGTCAGGCGAGAATCAACTCAACCAGCCCCGACAGTCTCTCTGCacatcccccccgcccccagcacTTTTTGTTTCTCCGTTCCCCCGCGGGAGAGCGTAGGAAGCGGGGCGAGGAAGCAGAGCGCAGCCCAGCTGCGCGATCCGGAGGGAGGCAGGCATTGCACAAGGCGTTGCACAATCCTTTTAAACAAGCCCATTTCCAAACGCCTGGAGTCGGGGCTGCGCGCAGGCAGAGGGCGGCAGCGGCTGCCGGGCACAGGCCACCGGCAGCCCTCCGGGGTCTGCCCCCAGCGCCCTGCCGCTGCCACCGCGGCCGGCCGGCAGCTCTCGGGCTAGCCCTTTGCACCTTTGTAGCTGTGCTAGCTGGAGGAATAGATGCAAAAGTTAGCACGAAGGTCGCGGGGAGGCCGAGGAAAGTCCTTGAGTGGCCTGCGGGGTGTGAGGGCTATAGCGAGCCTGAAAATAacggggaggagagggggaagggagagaggggaaagcGGACACGATGGTATCAAATACTTCCTACCGGCGACCGCAGGGCTCACTGCGAGCGTCCCTCCCCGCGAAGGAGCGGTTTCCAAACTACGAATTTAAGTCCGTCGGTTTGGTATGCCTTGTCTTGggtttatttcttaattttctgttccaTGAGAAATCGCTAGCGCCTTCGCAGGAGTGACTCGTAAACCCTGGCGTGGGAGGGAGAAGGCACTCGGGCACTTCAGCGTTGCTAAAACTGAGACTGTTAACGATATTTGCAGCTCAGAGGGAAAGGAGGCAACCGCCCTGACCTTAGGTAATTGAAATTTGATGGTTAATCTAATTAAGCTCTTattctaaggggaaaaaatacttattgAACGTCAGCTGG
This window contains:
- the HOXA4 gene encoding homeobox protein Hox-A4, with protein sequence MTMSSFLINSNYIEPKFPPCEEYTQHSGSAGSSASYHAHHPHPHAPPPPPPPHLHAAHPGPALPEYFPRPRREPGYQAPAAPPGPPGPPPEALYPAQAPSYPQAPYSYSSAGSAAPGPEQPPPGASPPPPPPAKGHPGPPQPLLPGHALQRRCEAAPAAGAGTGPGCPLLPDKSLPGLKGKEPVVYPWMKKIHVSTVNPNYNGGEPKRSRTAYTRQQVLELEKEFHFNRYLTRRRRIEIAHTLCLSERQVKIWFQNRRMKWKKDHKLPNTKMRSSNQSTLSQQSKAQTQGHPHPLDGATPNAAAL